The genomic segment TTTTGTTcggaattattatagaaaaactatTAGAATACAATTATTAATTACTGTTCTACTCCTATTTGACTAGAGTTTATTACATCaatcttttattattataaaaaaaatattgtaacaACTCTTAATTATccttttttaattcttaaatgattataaaaaatatcaatacaCATTATTTTTAGAATGTTTTATAGGAAAcgacttttaaattaaaatttaccaATTGTTTAAAAATTGTCAATATGATAACCAATTATATCAATATCAAATACCCTATTAAATTTTACAACGATAATATGTAATTGCatatttcattaaaaattttatgtttatatgaAAATTTCATATAAACCAACTTCGTGAGTTGAACATATATTTCTACAATACTATGTTATATTTGACATATTTCCAGGGTAGTATTCAGTTATAACATATAAGTGTGCATGGGGAATATTTGGAAAATCATTTTCCTCTTTCTCATTGACTACATCTAGTACTTTACTATACGGTATTGTAATTTTATGTCCGAtataaattgttaaaataaataaaattttaaaaactattgTGTATTTTAGTTCAGTTTggtattttaggaaaaattccataatatttatgcgcaaaattacactagtaggagtattattttgGGTAATTTGAACACTTTAGACAAactcaaaatttatatatatatagtgaattAGATAATACTTATCTAAAAGATATTCTATTATATACAACAATTTAAAAGAAGGTGCATGGTTGGATTTTTGCAGTTGGTTTTGCAGGTTTGTCTTAACACAAAAAAAGGTTCTGAGGTGGAAATAAATTTATTTGCAGCAAGACACGAATGtgtctaattttttaattaatttctataCTAATAAATCTTAAATGTATTggatatatatatgtgtgtataaaTACTATACATTACTTAGAAGATCATACTAACTTCCTTCTCTTCTTAGTATCAGAGAGTGTGAGATCAGAGCTTTGGAATGTGGAGTATCCACAGAACTGAATAAGACCAGCAAAAAGggctaatatttttttggattataataCAACAATAACAATGTTAGAGTCTTCATTAACGTCTCGGAAGATTGGAATACAAGCTACAAatattggtaaaaaaaatagaaaataaaaaatctctTTTCTCCCAAACATAAGCTAACCCTTTTGTTCTTGAAACTTAGCAACACTTTAATTAGATCATCTATAGATTTATGTGTTGGTCTCACTCTACTCTTTCTTAAGCATATTATTAGTGGCATGCATTTCTTTCTTTacctctctttctcttcttccttctttctcCTTTTCTCTCTCTAATTTTAGCTTTAAATTTTAGAGAGATAAATAGAGTTAGTGAAGAGGATTATAACTAGCTAGGGTGCAAACCCTAACttcttttcttacttttttataattttttttgggtgaagttagtttttttttcttctagtaGTTCCAAGGTGTGCCCTTATTACATtccttttgcttttttttttttcttgttttagtATGATTTTATTGTAATGGCAATGATAAAAAATGTTtgaaacttttgataggaaagaaaaataaagaaaaactataataattaggagtatttatttcaaatttaaaattcatatatttgtttatatataacATACAAAATTATCTCTATATTCTTTTGAATATTACTCTAGAGCAAATTCAAAAGAACTTATTAACCAAGTTGATTTGTGATGCAGAAAGGTCAAATTGGTGATGAATAAGCTGAAGTTATCATCAAGAAGCTAGTTATTATTCACAAACAAAGCTTATTAGAGTGGAAAAAGATACAATATAATATGGGGTCAATGAATACTAACAATTGGCTGTCATTCCCTCTTTCTCCTACCCATCCTTCCCTTCAATCACATCTTCAATCCAATGATTCACAACCTCATCAACAATTCTCTTTGGGTTTAGTCTCTGACCATATTGACAATCCTTTTGCTCAAGCACAAGGTAATCTTATGTCCTATTTTCATCTTATGCTCTATATCTCTTACTATACTTGCAATTCTTAATTGCTCTATGTTAAACTTTATTTATctattatattttcaaaatatgtgAACCTTCCTCTAGCTAACTAGTTGAGAACAACATTTttacaatataatttttatttttaaaaatacacataaaatgAGATACAAGGTGAGAATATTGATAGATTATCTTGAAGCCTAAACCAGCAACATAAGTTTTtggtttaattgattttttaacatGATACTGAACATCAAGTCAATCTTATCTACTTCTTATTTCAAGTAGAATTATTGGCACCAATTAAGAAACTGTtacagtatataacatatcttaaggACTCTGgatatattatatttgatgctatgTCGAGGAACCAActaaaccaaaagcttaaatatatatagttgaggctccataatatattatatactctaatagtgATTTGTATTGCATTTACACTTAGAAAGCGTGactgatagagtatataagatgCCATTACAAGTAAAATATTATTCCTGGTATTTCAACGGGCTACAAACTAATTAAgtggatttttttattatttttttttttttttgcagaaTGGAATTTGATCAATTCACAAGGGGGAAATGAGGTGCCAAAAATAGCAGATTTCTTAGGAGTAGGGAAATCAGAAACTCATCATTCTCCAGACCTAACAGTGTTTAATGATATTGGTCAAGGAAACGATTCAGACTATCTTTTCTCCGGTAACAATGGCCTTCTGGCGATGCAAAACAGTGTGGCCGCAGCTAGTAATGGTACTCAATATGATCAATACCAAGATAACTCTAATAATTGCTTGCAATCTTTAACTTTGTCTATGGGAAGTAGTGGGCAACAACAGCAACCAATTTCAAGTACTAATAACTGTGATAATAGTGGAGATAATAATAGCACTGCTAGTGGCTCAACCTCCACTGCCGCCACCGTAACCACCGCCATTACTCCGGTTGTTGAAGCTACTCCTAGGAGGACTTTGGATACTTTTGGGCAAAGGACTTCTATCTATAGAGGTGTTACTAGGTAATTTTATTGAGTTTTTTACTTTTAAGAATCTAggtcatttttattttgtgcAAGTCTAGTAACGGGCAAAGTCTAATACAATAGTTTCGTTATGCACCACTTCTTACTCTCTAACTCTACTGACTCACTCCTTATTTTCCACTGCATTGATTATCATTTTTTACTCTTCACTCTACTTGCCCGTAACATGTTAAAGTTGATACACACAACATgctattttaatgttattttaatgTGCACTAAGTTTACATAAGAGTTTTCTTCTAGAGTAAGTGACTAGTTTTATTACTAGACTACAAAACATCAAAATCTACAAATTTTAGACTCGTATTCACCATTTTTGGAACATTTCACTTTAGCTTGTGTACCTATGAGCCTTGACACTTAAACATGGACGTGTACCTATGAGTCTTAGCGCTCATATTACATTGGCAGAACGAATACTTGGATATATACTAATTCAGTTTagctcaaaattttaaatatttttcacaATAACACATATACAAGTTCAAGAGTAATATAGTTTAAATTTATAGGTGCACCTTTTCAGATAGTGTGTGGTGCAATATGTCTAAAATAGTAGCATTAGTAATATACTAACCTTATATATGTAATAGTTATGTTCCTTTCTTTTGTGTGAGAGTTTCTTGTAAGGGTAAGTAAGTATagctattaaaaaaatgaataatagtatttgtttttatatgaatgtagtattccctcctattcaacCAAACTCtctgattttattatttaatcaagtcattttagttgtctcatttccaTTTTGGATATCTTAACTTTATTAATTTACCCTTATCAAACTTAActttttcacacctttacacCTATTAACCCCACTTTActcctattaaaatttaaaaacagcacacttttttctttcaaatgtGATCccatttgaccacctaaaaaatggtgaaaagccAAATGAGACATAttgggtgaataggagggagtatgttttaatagcattttatattttgtaaattgtTTAGTTGATTAGAAAATTTGGTGGTACAGGCATAGATGGACTGGACGATATGAAGCTCATCTTTGGGACAATAGTTGTAGAAGAGAAGGACAATCAAGGAAGGGTCGTCAAGGTACGTAACATATATATACTcctcttttctttattttccctacctaaattattatttacttcTTAATCCATTTCATTTTATTCTAGCAAAAAGAAGATAACAAGATCAGTTTATGTATTAAATTGACTTCATAATAGAAATTCAAGCTGTTTTCTTATCTTTGTTTTCTTCTATTTCATGGCGGAATCACCATGCATATGTTGGACTATCTTAATCGTCTCCTCTTCAACCATTCTTATAGTGTATCTTGGTGAGTATTAGAATTTACATCCAATGAAATTGAATTAATACTCCCTTTATTTCAAACATAATATATCATTTATTgttaatatataatttgaatAAGTCATATGACACATAAACCCGAACATAAAGGGTACTTTATGTTCAAATTAACATAGCTCAAAATACATCAATTTCTATTATAAGAATGGACGTATGACATGAACATTGGATTTGTAATAGGAGGGTATGATAAAGAAGATAAGGCCGCTAGGGCATATGATCTAGCTGCAATCAAGTATTGGGGAACTTCCACTACTACCAATTTTCCAgttgagttttatttttattacctattaattataatttattcttactgatATTATTCAATATAATGCATGCATGAAAAATCAAGTATTGATTCCTTTTTTGTCAATGATAATGTTAAATAAAATAGATCAGCAATTACGAAAAAGAAATAGAAGACATGAAACATATGACTAGACAAGAATTTGTAGCATCCATTCGAAGGTATGTGATGAACTTAATATTTCATATATGTAACTTAAtgtttcaattatttttattttttagttgtttaatttaCAATTTCACTATAATAATGTTTTAGGAAGAGTAGTGGTTTCTCTAGAGGTGCATCAATTTATCGTGGTGTAACAAGACACCATCAACATGGAAGATGGCAAGCAAGAATTGGAAGGGTAGCGGGAAACAAAGATTTATACTTAGGAACATTTAGTAAGTATAAACAGTCTTAATTTGCGAGCTTAAATTTATAGTTAGATAAACTTTACCGACTAAATTAACTGATATAAATGTGTTTTTAGGTACGGAAGAGGAGGCTGCGGAAGCTTATGATATAGCTGCTATCAAGTTTAGAGGTCTAAATGCTGTGACTAACTTTGATATGAACCGTTATGATGTCAAGGCTATCCTAGAGAGTAATACCCTACCTATTGGAGGTGGAGCCGCTAAGCGCCTTAAAGAAGCCCAAGCTATAGAATCTTCAAGAAAGAGGGAGGAAATGCTTGCCCTAAGTAATAGTAGCTACCCTTATGGAGCTACTAGTTCGACGGCAAGCCGGTATGGGGCCCACCACCAAGCTAGTCATGCATACCCTTTACTACCATACCACCATCAAGACCACCAACAACAACCCTTGTTAACCCTACAAAATAACCATGGTCAAGATCATAGTAACATTTCCCTCTCACAATACTCACAAGAGGCTCAATTCCTTAGGTTGTACCAACAATCAAGTTATTCAAACCCTAGTAGCATGTACAATAATTATCTCCAAACTAACCCTAGTTTACTTCATGGGTTTATGAGCATGGGTGGATCAAATTCCGATGGAGTGATTGATACTAATAATGGAGGATACCTTGGTGGTGGGGTCGGACTCCTTGGGATGGGGTCCGCCTCCACCACCAGTAATGTGGTGGGGTCAGGTGATCCTGAGCCACATACTATGGTGAAGGTTGACTATGATATGCCTTctagtggtggtggtggaggaaATTATGAAGGGTGGTCAACTGAGACAGTCCAAGGTCCAAATAATGGGATTTTTACAATGTGGAATGACTAGTTATCAAGTGTTATTAAGATAAATTTGCATGGGAAATGAGAGAAAAATGGAATAGGTTTTAGGGtataaccaaaaaaattttaactcgctttatttaactttttcttGTGTTTTAAACTTGGGATTAGAGGAATTAAGGGTCCATTTTCAATGGAAATGGCTAGAAAGAGATAATAATTATGGTACAATTATCGATTTTGCAACTTATATTATAAAGCTTGATAATTGTATGCTCTTTCATTATATcttattttcatatatttacGGTGTTCTCCTCTATATATGACATATCAAATTAAAGTTGGACGTACACAAAAACTCATTCCCCCATACTAGCCACTATATAAGCTGTTGTTTTAGTACACATTTGTTTTATTGTTCAGACTCAAgtaaatttttcatatttttttaattctgacatattattttcaaaacattacaaaattaattacaagacttaaaatggcaatttcaagacttaaaaggccaatttcaaagtttgtaaaatcaatttcaatgttTTAATCATCCTACTTTAAagttaaatgaaaatttaaagtCATGCCATTGGTTTTTTAAGATTGAAATAATTGATGTTTTAAGACTTGAAATTTATCCTTTAAGTCTTGAATGCTTTTgaagtttaaaattaattaaaaaaaataattaaatcggCTAATATGACAATTGACCCAAGATTTGTGTAATTTTAAATCTACCCCTTGGAAAATTTAGATTCGAATTTTTCTAGACCATAACTTCAATTATTTGATTATACATCTAATTGTTAAATTGTATAATGTACATAATACAGTAAGAATTATATAGCCAAATTCGGATGAAATCATACTAAAGTTCAAACCAATGACTTATTGTCCTTTGACCTAAGATGTTATAgaagtattttaaaattaacgTGCAATCATCAAATTCCAATCCAAAAGAATATATGAAATTACTCCGCTgtccttatttatttttggataaatttttttaaaaataaaattagaggaTAAAATTAGAGTCTAGAAATATTATGGAACAGAAAAAAATGTGAGCtacaaataaatttctaaaattctaGTTCTAAAATAAGATACTCGTTTTATAGtgaactaataaaaaataaaaacaattatattGAGATGGAGGTAACAACAATTAATAACAACTCGTCTTGTGTgaaaccgtctcaccatgagacatgtctatacaaaatactcattagtaaaaaaatattagaaaaataaaaactgaatTTTCACTTGTACAGGaagcatttttttaataattttagttgatCCAATGGAAATCGTCTCACGGTGAAGCATCCTTAATAGAGAATTAATGAGTAATAATAATGGCCAACAAGGAACTGAGATAGTTCGTTTAAATTGTTGTCCATCTATTCTTCATTTACATGGACACTTAGCAGCCCACGGTCCAAGTGAGAGTTTTACTGGGCTTGTCCAAAACTCATGAATTTCTTTCTTGAGATACAGTCATGAGTTTTGGGCAAGCCCAGTAAAACTCTCACTTGGGATACTATCCATTCTTTTCGAGAAACTTCATTCATcgtgttatatataatatatcctggagtctcaactatcagcttaagcttttggttgagttggtttattGACATGATATCAAAAGCCAGTGACACAAGAAGTTAcaagttcgaatctcaaccacccttcatttaaagtggaatattcagcgccagATTTGAGAAGGACTTGTGTTGCATCTACACTTCAAGCCCAAAGGACTCtcatgtgagggggcgtgttagagtatataacatatcgtggggtctcaaccatcagcttaaacttttggttgagttggttccttgacacatCAGgaaacaatcataataatttaaaatgcaCTAATGCAGCATCATCAATGATATGCATCATACATACATCATTCTCTTTCCGATCAAATATTCCATTTATttgatatcaattttttttaaaaaagggagCAATTGCATGGAACCAAGTGAGGTGAGTACGTAATGGGAAAGTGATAAATTAATAACAGTTGTATAAATAGTTAAAATTCACAACGACGTAATTAAAcgaaaaaatttatcaaataagaaaatgaaatatttgatgCGAATATATCCAATAATGCAATATCCATTAAAATAGGAGCACTAAAAGTTTATGTGCATATTATAGCATGTTTAAGATCTTGAAATATCTTGGATTTATGATAATCGTCACAAGTTTGAGACGGAGTCAtacaaaaaattttcatttatcatcaaaatagtATGGAGCTATGATTTGAAGTTTGAACTTCCAACATCTAATTCAAAGTtcagtatttattattttagtaagTTAATCTATTGGTCATGCACTCATACTTttctaatataaatatttgacgaatttttctgaaatatattagatgatattttaattttacaataacATTTCAAAATAGTTTTAAGATTTTTCGGGCCTTTTGTAGACCATCACCAAGATCCGCCAATCCGCCATTACTTGCATGTTggtagtatataatatatattggaattttaaccatcagtttaaacttgatttgattTCTTTAACGTGGTATTAGAAGCCAACGTGATAAGAGGTTACAGGCTCGAATCTCAACcatccctcatttaaagtggaatattcagtgtctatgcgcatccacacttctagtctaatgggctctcgtgtgaaggagcgtgttagagtatataacatatcttgaggcCTACATCATCGGCTCAAGTTTTTGGTTGACTTGGTTCCTTTTAACCCATGCAAGGTGTAAACGACATGTTGAGAACCATTTTATGCCGTAATCTGTAAGAGAAATCTCAACTGTAGTTACTCAGATTAAGTGATAATTACTCTGGCTAACACTATGGGATGAGTTGCTTTtagctttttcttttttaattggttaaaaagtaaa from the Amaranthus tricolor cultivar Red isolate AtriRed21 chromosome 12, ASM2621246v1, whole genome shotgun sequence genome contains:
- the LOC130796793 gene encoding AP2-like ethylene-responsive transcription factor PLT2, which produces MGSMNTNNWLSFPLSPTHPSLQSHLQSNDSQPHQQFSLGLVSDHIDNPFAQAQEWNLINSQGGNEVPKIADFLGVGKSETHHSPDLTVFNDIGQGNDSDYLFSGNNGLLAMQNSVAAASNGTQYDQYQDNSNNCLQSLTLSMGSSGQQQQPISSTNNCDNSGDNNSTASGSTSTAATVTTAITPVVEATPRRTLDTFGQRTSIYRGVTRHRWTGRYEAHLWDNSCRREGQSRKGRQVYLGGYDKEDKAARAYDLAAIKYWGTSTTTNFPISNYEKEIEDMKHMTRQEFVASIRRKSSGFSRGASIYRGVTRHHQHGRWQARIGRVAGNKDLYLGTFSTEEEAAEAYDIAAIKFRGLNAVTNFDMNRYDVKAILESNTLPIGGGAAKRLKEAQAIESSRKREEMLALSNSSYPYGATSSTASRYGAHHQASHAYPLLPYHHQDHQQQPLLTLQNNHGQDHSNISLSQYSQEAQFLRLYQQSSYSNPSSMYNNYLQTNPSLLHGFMSMGGSNSDGVIDTNNGGYLGGGVGLLGMGSASTTSNVVGSGDPEPHTMVKVDYDMPSSGGGGGNYEGWSTETVQGPNNGIFTMWND